Below is a genomic region from Nilaparvata lugens isolate BPH unplaced genomic scaffold, ASM1435652v1 scaffold2271, whole genome shotgun sequence.
aggaaagtattgctttccaaaaaaaattaaggtaccctaacttcaagttttctatacgtttcaaggtcccctgagtccaaaaacatgatttttgggtattggtctgtgtgtgtgtgtgtgtgtgtgtgtgtgtgtgtgtgtgtgtgtgtgtgtgtgtgtatgtctgcgAACACCACagctccattcctaattaaccgattgacttgaaatttcaaacttaaggtccttataccatgaggatccgacagtaagaaatccaataaaattaaattcaagatggcggaaaaaatggcggataattactaaaaaaccatgtttttcacggttttctcgaaaacggctccaacgattttcttcaaatttataccatggatagctattcataagccctatcaactgacatgagtctcatttctgggaaaattgcaggagttccgtaatattctcaagaaaaatggcggataattactaaaaaccatgtttttcacgattttctcaaaaatgactcgaccgatttttttttcaaattcataccctgtatagttatttatcagctctatcaactggcatgagtctacttcctgagaaactaatggggggtccaccccatcctagagaaatggactttgtaacctccttctcgtgaatgaggtaggtaggtagagcagttcataaaaagaacatatagtcgagatatttcatctgtagaacagctgttttgacgactttagaaaaaatcatcgaatttcacaatttacacaatgGAAAGagaactctgaaaacaattatatatacacatatacagtagtctgatcgtagtttcaaatatgttaccgccaatcgtcattattttattcccctaaatttttctcgtttgagaatgaggcttacagttgaattagcaaggaaagttgtgtgagtgtaccacaccagatttttatttttgtgccGCATCCTTATGTTGGCCTAATGACGACCAGAgccagtgtgtggatgggtggtttacCAACGCTGACCTTTATTGGGCACTGGTCACATTGGACCatagtccatacaaaattaGTTCCGACTTGGAGCAGAGCtatgcggagcagagaaaaGTAGGGGTATAGCGGTGGCGATGTTGCTCTGCCAAAGCAGACAGCGTCCTATCACTCCTTCAGTGAGTGTTCAACTGCTCATGATGCGCATACATAGTTTCCTCTCTGAACTGAAAGCACTGAGTCGACTgattctaatcgacaaattATTCGCAATTGCGATGCTATGACgactattcatcactgtaattgacTGATCTCCCTCCCGATCGTGTggtaatgggaaggatattttatatccttcttagagaatcgacaattatttgttgaaacaccgccgatttatgaagttacatcacattattatattattgttattctaattgcattcaatctttattctcattgattaattatttatactttgtaaaattcgttgaataactagcattatcgtcatttaatgtaaattagtgtataagccagtaaatattgtaacatgcataaataaagaaatataatctaatccatttctctgctccgcatattCCTCCATGTCAGAGTAATTATGTATGAACTATAGGCATTTGGGCtactaaaattattaaaacattatgAAAGTTTGCAATTActcttttattttatcacaacacaaacacaactagtttcaactcttcaagaccaattttcaagtgtaattaaaaaaacattgaattaatgctatagtgaagtccacgttataatggcagtgaataaagataggagaacagctttgccgattctctgcattgccactgccttctgtagaggataccggtatatctgatgtaatatcaactgttcattcttgttagaAATAATGCATTAAATTTTGTTCAAGAAAAGATATGttccaatgaattaatataatgacttttcataattgagatcacCTGAATAATccattaaattttattcaagaaaaaatattttccaatgtattaataatatattttcataattgagattaccTGAATATTTTGTtcactaattatatttctacattgttaaaaaaccatCTCGCAACGTTGTGGAACTAGAAAaggttatctgctttgtcgcatgatagcaacactaatgttgaacaaataatgccattataacatggaatATGCACCCACCgtttccaaaatatgttttctgTTCAACATAGATCACACAATTTAAGGaattaaatgatgaataaatagttTGAAATGATGGTTGCAAATCATATTTCTGTgttcaaaaaataatcaatcaaaatgcttttcattcacaaaaaattataataaaatgatgTAGATTATTGTTCACTTTTGGAAACATTGCAATACACTGAGTAATTAATACATTTTACAAATCATCACTGTAGTTGatcaaaaatcaatcaatttcaattttctagatGATTCAGAGCAAATACCAGAAGTATTGCAGCGAGTCGAAAGGTTGACTGGAAAGAAAATCACATTCTACCAAGTTGACCTTTGCGATCAGGATGCATTATCAGACGTCTTCAACAAGGTAATGATTATTCCAACAAATTATTTCAATGCAATACATTCTGCAGAAGGTTATTGCATACAAATTATAGTGTATCCCATACAATGTATAT
It encodes:
- the LOC120348739 gene encoding UDP-glucose 4-epimerase-like, with product MVGDVSILITGGAGFIGSHTVLVLLENGYDIIVLDNLVNAWKDDSEQIPEVLQRVERLTGKKITFYQVDLCDQDALSDVFNKVMIIPTNYFNAIHSAEGYCIQIIVYPIQCIYCDNTFCERVGIAQIDSEWLSIR